In one window of Nicotiana tabacum cultivar K326 chromosome 12, ASM71507v2, whole genome shotgun sequence DNA:
- the LOC142167230 gene encoding uncharacterized protein LOC142167230 → MGAAGINVPLKLKQVIRHWWNAQFCPTLKPLYQAVPSIITWELWKKRNVGKHGGSVSKDRVIREVNRTLHQLARVRYAWLSNIPLLWPDIIQFFEGYKLILITRRVTWQLPHYGWYKCNTDGASKENPGPSSLGFCVRNDEGNLVYAREVDLGVTTNVVIEGGWDPPWAIVPDVQKIKDMRDNFNVIFQHVFREGTTEFHSFSELPSAGRRLINLDKSQTPNLRVRIAKRRASD, encoded by the exons ATGGGAGCTGCTGGAATCAATGTGCCTTTGAAGTTGAAACAAGTTATAAGACATTGGTGGAATGCACAATTTTGTCCAACGTTGAAGCCATTGTACCAGGCAGTTCCATCTATCATCACTTGGGAGCTATGGAAGAAAAGAAATGTAGGCAAACATGGAGGTTCAGTGTCCAAAGATAGGGTGATTCGTGAAGTAAATAGGACACTGCATCAATTGGCAAGGGTGAGGTATGCTTGGCTGTCTAATATTCCATTGCTATGGCCAGATATAATCCAGTTCTTTGAAGGTTACAAACTTATACTGATCACAAGAAGAGTAACATGGCAGCTTCCTCATTATGGTTGGTACAAATGCAATACTGATGGGGCTTCAAAGGAAAACCCTGGTCCTAGTTCCCTAGGCTTTTGTGTGAGGAATGATGAAGGGAATTTGGTGTATGCTAGGGAAGTGGACTTGGGGGTGACTACAAATGTG gTGATTGAAGGGGGATGGGATCCTCCATGGGCCATTGTTCCGGATGTGCAAAAGATTAAGGACATGAGGGACAACTTCAATGTGATCTTTCAGCATGTGTTCAGAGAAG gtacaACTGAGTTTCATTCTTTTTCTGAACTACCTAGTGCAGGGAGGAGGCTGATCAATCTAGACAAATCTCAAACTCCTAATCTTAGGGTTAGGATTGCTAAGAGAAGAGCCTCAGACTGA